The Diabrotica virgifera virgifera chromosome 4, PGI_DIABVI_V3a genome segment GGTGCTTACAGCCGTTTTCATCATTAAAACAGCTTGAAGCTCACACTGAAGATTGTGTGAGAATTAATGAAACAGCCATTAAAATGCCTGAGGAGAGTAGAAAAATGCTTAGATTTAAGAATTATAAGAATAAGATTAAAGCCCCCTTTGCCGTATATGCAGATCTCGAAAGTGCATTGAAACGTACGGGAGATCCTAAGAAACATCAAGAACATATTCCTGTAGCAGTTGGGTATTTCTTCAAATGTTCATATGATGATACTCTCTCTTTTTATAACTCTTATCGAGGAAAGGACTGCATGAAATGGTTTGCAGATGAACTTAATCAGCTTGCTGAGAATGTAACTACAGTGTTTATGTGCCCATATGATATAAATATGACATCTCAGGAGGAAAGTGATTTTCATGTAGCCACTCATTGCCATATCTGCGAGCAGCGCTTTTCCCCCAGTGATAAGAAAGTCCGAGACCATGATCACATGATTCCTGAACACAATTATCGAGGTGCGAGTCACGAAGGGTGTAACATTAATTATCAAGACACCCACACCATTCCAGTAATATTTCACAACCTTAGCGGTTATGACGCCCACTTCATTGTTAATGATATTGCCACACACATCAAAGGCCCCGTAGATCTTCTTCCTATTACGAAGgaaaaatatatatcatttaCGAAACATATCGATGATGCTCGAATTAAATTCCGTTTTATCGACAGTTTTAGATTTATGGCTTCTTCTCTCGATAAGCTCTCTTCGTATTTGACAGAATATCCTAATCTCCGCTCTCAATTTTTATCACTGTCTGAGGAGAATTTCAATCTTCTAACTAAGAAAGGCATCATGCCATATGATTATATCGATTCATTCCAAAAATTCAATGAAACATGTCTACCACCACAGGAAGCATTTTACAATAAACTTGAGGATAAACCATGTCCACGTCGACATTATCGTAGAGCTCAAGACGTGTGGTCTTCATTCTCCTGCTCCACTCTCGGTGATTATATCGATTTATATATGAAAAcggacattcttcttcttgcagaCGTGTTTGAGCAATTTCGATCCAGTTGTCTCAAAACATATAATCTTGACCCAGCTCATTACTTTACTCTTCCCGGCTTCACGTGGGATGCAATGTTTAAGCATACAAAACAGGAACTAGAGCTTTTAACAGATCCAGATATGTTTTTGTTTGTGGAGCGTGGTATTCGTGGTGGTTTGAGTCAAGTATGCTCGAAACGCCGCGTCCACGCTAATAACAAGTATATGGAATCTTACGATCCATCGAAGCCCGACTCCTATCTAATGTATTTCGATGTCAATAATCAATACGGCTGGGCGATGTCGCAATTCCTTCCGTATGGAGGGTTTGAGTGGGTCGATGCCAACATCGATGTTCTGTCCATACCTGACGATTCTTCTGAAGGGTACTTTCTCGAGGTTGATCTGGAGTACCCCCAACATATCCATGATCGTCATAAAGATCTTCCGTTTTGCCCCCAATCATTGAACCCTAAAACTATGCTTTCTCCAAAACGTCCGCGAGAGCAAACCAAATTAATGGCTACACTTCATGATAAAGAGAGATATGTGATTCATTACAGGACCTTAAAACAAGCGCTAGCTCACGGATTGATATTGAAAAAGATTCACCGAGTCCTGAAATTTAAGCAGTCTCCTTGGCTAAAGAGCTACATTGACTTGAATACCAATCTCCGGAAGGCAGCGAAAAatgaatttgagaaaaatcttttTAAGCTCATGAACAACGCTGTGTTCGGCAAGACCATGGAGAATGTGCGCAAGCGCGTTGATATTAAATTGCTTACTGAATGGGAGGGTCGTTACGGAGCTGATGCCAGAATAAGCAGTCCCCTGTTTAAGAATGCTACTATTTTTAATGAAAACTTGGTAGCTGTCGAGATGCATAGAGCGGTAATATGGCTAGATAAACCAATATATGTGGGCATGAGTATACTGGATTTGGCAAAAACTACGATCTACGATTTTCACTTTGGGTATTTAGGTAGAAGGTTTGGTGAGAACTTTACGACTTGCTATACAGATACTGATAGTGTGATCGTAGAGATTCGGGAAAAAGATCCCTATGAGGCTATGAAAACAGACTGCCATCAGCACTTTGACACGTCTGACTATCCTAAAGATAATATTTATGGCATCCCCCAGGTTAACAAGAAGGTGTTGGGTATGATGAAGGATGAGAATAATGGCCGCATTATGACCGACTACATAGGTCTTCGATCGAAATTATACACTACAAAAGTAGCTATCACAGATAATGATATAAAACAACTGAGAATGAAGTTGATAGATCAGGAATATGAGGATGACGAAATTGATAATATTATACGAAATTATGGTGTAACGAAGAAGGCGAAGGGGGTAAAGAAGTCTGTGGTAAATAGTAAAATTACTTTTGAGGACTACGTAGAGTGTTTAGATACTTCTACAACAAAGATCGCCTCGCAAAATCTTATACGCTCTGATAAACACCAAGTTTATTCTATAACTCAAAGCAAGATTGCGCTCAGCCCACATGATGATAAAAGATATCACCTTCCAGAGTCTTATGATACACTTCCGTGGGGGCACTATTTAATTGAAAATCTTGAGATAGATATTGATTAGATATACCACAAAGCAAGATTACAATAAGCCAGgcatattttaacatttatccTTGATGATCTGATTGACTTTAAGATTGATGCTAATTGAATATAGtcattttttaaactttatttattacaACTACAATAATGATACATCTGAACCagacaatttttttattatatttctcatATCACCCTTTAATATCACACATCATTTTTATATAATTAAGATTAGCATATTTAGTTGATTGTATATAGTCatttataaaactttattattacAGCTAACATAATGCTAAATATATTTGAAGCAGACTcttttattatattccttttctaAACCTTTCTCACATTCATCGTTTTTATATAATATGATAATTCTACTAGATCTTAGTTTTGCATGTATTATCTCTaaattaagtaaaattattaaGATTAGCACATATAAAAAAAGATGTTTAGTTATGACCACTAAAAAGATATCTGATATGGACCAAAATAAATGGCAAAATAATGAGCCGTTCTGGTTAATTCTAGAGCTGTTGCTCATGTAGCCTTCAAGTTAAGACAATCGATAACTTAATGGTCTTCTTTACTCGATTTAGTTTTAAGTCTTCGATAGCCTGTCACAAAACAGGAGTCGGAAAATCCCTAGTTTTAAAATTAGATAACCTAGAGTTATCGAACAAATTTACCCTCGATAATTCATTCTGAATACTATAGAACATAGTAACTAATGAATGAGCACCAAAGTATCGATGTTTTAACATTAATAAGAATAAACAAAAGATGTCCATCAGATCAATAAAAAAGATGTCTACTAAACCAAGTTAAATATTGAGCAAATCTTAGTAAGTAAGTAAAGTATATTGtaattaataaatatgttatcaTATAATGTAAAATAATTCATTCATACTAACTGTTTTTCCTATACTAACATAACCTCTCCTGGTGGTCATTTAACCGTACCTTCACGTTGGTGACTGCTGTTAAGAACAtattttattgtttcaacaaATTTATGTTCGAACCGAATTGGTTACGTTCCTTTCATTGCATGCTTACATAATGACTGTAAAAGAAATCATTCATACTAACTGTTTGTCCTATACTAACATAACCTCTCCTGGTAGTCGTATAACCGTACCTTCACGTTGGTGACTGCTGTTAAGaacatatttttgttgtttcaaCAAATTTATGTTCGAACCGAATTGGTTACGTTCCTTTCATCGCATGCTTGTAATCATTTTTATACATCGCTTTACATACATTCACTAACTTATTATCATTACTTTATTAACGTTTACACATATTTATTACATTTAACCAATACTTAACTGACCTGCTAACATTTTTTTTCCGACAGTCTATGTAGCTATACActctaaattaatttattgtcatagataaaatatagtgtatatatgtatttttattttaacaacaCTGCTTATTACACTATGTAAAAATGGCTTTTCTATGACAACATATACATCATATCAGCATATCAAACAGTTGTTTGTGTTATGCTATATTGTTATGTGATTTTTCTAAACatatatttccatttttttaccTGAGACCGGAAGTACAATGCCAACCTACATAGTATTACCCTCCTTGCCGTAGATAAAATACAGTATGCGAATCGCAATACCATTTTTTTTGTTTGGTGATTTTCATGATACTACCCAACTTTCCGTAGAAAAGACTTGTACGTGAGATGTTTGCTGGTTTGGCCACAGcgtaagaatggtatatgttcatTGTAGGAATGTATGATAGGAGGGAGATCGAGGATGTTTGCTGGTCATACTGTAAGTATGGTATACGTTCTTCTagatggcttgggcatagttacgtgttgcagccgacaggtggcGATTTGTATGACGAGATTATCAACTGTGATCGGATGTTTGAtggtttggtcatactgtaagaatggtatacgttcttctagagggcttgggcatagttacatgttgcagccAACAGGTGGCATGATTAGGCGAAGAACTGTAATAAACGTGGAATCCCCATTAAGTTGACAGGTCACAATATCTCCAATAGCAACAAATATATCACCGTTTTGGCAGTGTTGCCATGTTTCTCCTTCCCTTCGATGTCTGTTGCGCTAAAatcaatagcaacgaagatatgaTATAGTGCTGTTTTGTCATTGCTgacatctttgtttttatgttaacatattcaATATCCCCTCTTTTTCCCAACGAGACCATATTCACACGAATtggaccaatagaaacgaagatatgatatagtgccgttttggcaatgtctttGCATTTGATTTTCATGTTAACATATTCCTTCAGCCTTCCGCTTTCCACCAAGACCTCATACACGATGATCGATATAGTAGAAACGATGATACgatatagtgccgttttggcaatgtttTTGCGTTTGTTTTTCATGCGAGAATATTTAATATCCCCTCCCCTTTCCAACGAGCCACCTAACACCCCGCTCCGACCAATAGAAAcaaagatatgacgtaatgccttTCTGGCCTGCTCCGATGCATACAACACATACTATGTTCATCCCCATTTTTCTTCCCCTTTCCAATGATACGATCCGACAAGTCGTCGGCCTCCACCATAAAAAGCGTCAAAAATGAGCAGAATgaaccttaaaatttttttaaaatttccccagaatctggggaaaaattgattttctatctcACTCTAACACACAggctcttatgggaggcgctgttgccAGATGTTGTGAAACGTCCAGTTTTTCAGTAGATCTGgggaaattttatttttgtgcgcTCGAACTGTTGCTGCCCTTTTactctttatttttcacaatattgaaaattgttattatgaaaagttgtttggaattaaaaactgtattctagtatgcaattacatccttctaattgaaaaaacttttttttgaaaaattatggataactaacattagttacagttattttaattcagataactcttttattattaattttacgaaaaaaagtatatgaatttcgctcaagagtaaaatacgtttatttttcacaatatcgaaaattgttatgaaaagttatttagaattaaaaactatgtttcagtatgtaattacatccttctaattgaaatattctgaactataaaggtactttacttttgatctaaatttatcttttttgacatacctcgtataaaattgataaaatttgatataagatggttgtattttaagttttataccatccagaactttttattaagaatcactttttttcgtaaaattaataataaaagagttatcagaattgaaataactgaaaaaataatgagttatccataatttttcaaaaattttttttaattagaaggatgtaattgcatattagaatatagtttttaattccaaacaactttttataatagcaatttccaatattacgaaaaataaagctactttactcttgagtgaaattcaaactttttgagatacctcgtataatattaaaaaaatttgatatttgatggttaaatcttaggttttggaccatgcagagctttttataaagaataactttttttcgtaaaattaataataaaaaagttttccatatggatacaacttacagggacatactgtatatattattatatataaatgaATTAGAGGAGATTGACGTGTAGCCCTGACCTTGTTACCGTcgatatagacaaggcgaaaacggcgggttcgttgcgaaaaatattcccatgagatttttttgcataatcacattcgtgagacatccaagaataaggttcaagaagtcgcccacgcgaaaagtggtccaattttttttttaattttaaaattttaatcaaattgcaaaaatctatatttttggcacggacaaattttttttaattaaaacagactgtatgacttgaacacacttctaaataggtcaaaccggcaaacaggtgtatgttctcaaagaaattgaaagtgtgtaaaaaaaaactttttttacacactttcaatttctttgagaacatacacctgtttgccggtttgacccaaattttttttaggttttttggaccattctggacaaaaaaggtcttatgttttttctctaaagttgatcgttttcgagttataagcaattaaaaatttgaaaaacgcgaaaatgaccattttcgcaaaggaaagtcagaaagtgacttaatcaaagtttaaagcccacctacaagatcctgaagaaagttttgtcattattttattactaagctgttatttttaagtaatgctgagtgcgagagagatgcaaTTCCGGAAGTCCACTTGTGcgtcttactcgcactcacatttacagccgcgttaatacgatctaaccgctcattgttataattaaaaataacagctaagtaataaattaatgacacagatttcttcagtaTCGTGTAGcgagggctttaaactttgatttagtcactttctgactttcataataataactttttaccgagatattaagccttgaaaatggccattttcgcgtttttcaaattttaaattgcttataactcgaaaacgatcaactttagagaaaaaatataacagaccttttttgtccaaaatggtccaaaacaaaataaaaaaaatctgtccgcgccaaaaatattgatttttgcaattttattaaaaaaaatgttaaaaaaaattttgaacacttttctcgtgggcgacttcttgaaccttattatggggtgtctcacgaatgtgactatgcaaaaaaatttcatgggaatatttttcccaacgagcCCGCCGTTTTCGACTTGTCTATTATATATACACTGTGCACAAGACTAACCTGCCATAATCACAAAGCCGAACTAGCGGTATAAAGGGAGACCATTATTATATCAACTTGTAGTTCCGTTCTTTTTATTACTAAGTATAATGCTTTGAAAGATTTAGGTCATCAGTAATGTTAAATAGGCATAATAAGCTAGCTCCTATGCATAGTTCTGTCTATACTGGAATTATATTGACACTCCTAAACTTCCACTCGactattggtaggggagcccaagcgaggattttttcagttactcgagcgcgtcagattatcatatggggagaaacctggtgccctgcaaacgtacctctaccatatattagctcttaacaaaggggagttcgttaaggggggcccgaaaaaaaaatctatccttaaaaatactcgaaattgtcagattaaaataaggtcagctaaggacatgcaaaacagtgtatattttaaaaatctgacgatttgagcggggagTAAGGGAATTTTAAATGGGTGAGttaaaaaatttcacaaaaaaagcgaataattcgcgaaatgaacgatagatta includes the following:
- the LOC126883804 gene encoding uncharacterized protein LOC126883804; the encoded protein is MLTKLIQVITSILGLVRNNYQEDNVKKGLIECNKASKKLRDSMRYAKTMGEKQHLEAQMRQIITMRKQLKAEQKKGAGLNTRPETAYKRVQWDDSLSAFNSRIRTGVISNLKHKDPGSFLNDCKAIFKRRIQNALKNDAAVKVNTAFGGEFEIVQGEKVLNDTKYFTTSNSAIYRDTNLDEWFEEKVMEPITAKLEEFQERDSGWALKAVVNLGVNINKFTPQLGSSFVELPPQIKRKEACVNVKNDDEACFAWAVISALYPATKDPQRVSKYPHYSDVLKLKGIQFPMTIKQIPNFEKQNNISINVYILKKEKNNYVTLPTLLTKNTKDKHVNLLLIQDKYDEQGPIRYHYVWIKNLSRLLSKQLSREDGTKYFCDACLHYFRSQKKLNIHKTCCKGRSDLICNRCLQPFSSLKQLEAHTEDCVRINETAIKMPEESRKMLRFKNYKNKIKAPFAVYADLESALKRTGDPKKHQEHIPVAVGYFFKCSYDDTLSFYNSYRGKDCMKWFADELNQLAENVTTVFMCPYDINMTSQEESDFHVATHCHICEQRFSPSDKKVRDHDHMIPEHNYRGASHEGCNINYQDTHTIPVIFHNLSGYDAHFIVNDIATHIKGPVDLLPITKEKYISFTKHIDDARIKFRFIDSFRFMASSLDKLSSYLTEYPNLRSQFLSLSEENFNLLTKKGIMPYDYIDSFQKFNETCLPPQEAFYNKLEDKPCPRRHYRRAQDVWSSFSCSTLGDYIDLYMKTDILLLADVFEQFRSSCLKTYNLDPAHYFTLPGFTWDAMFKHTKQELELLTDPDMFLFVERGIRGGLSQVCSKRRVHANNKYMESYDPSKPDSYLMYFDVNNQYGWAMSQFLPYGGFEWVDANIDVLSIPDDSSEGYFLEVDLEYPQHIHDRHKDLPFCPQSLNPKTMLSPKRPREQTKLMATLHDKERYVIHYRTLKQALAHGLILKKIHRVLKFKQSPWLKSYIDLNTNLRKAAKNEFEKNLFKLMNNAVFGKTMENVRKRVDIKLLTEWEGRYGADARISSPLFKNATIFNENLVAVEMHRAVIWLDKPIYVGMSILDLAKTTIYDFHFGYLGRRFGENFTTCYTDTDSVIVEIREKDPYEAMKTDCHQHFDTSDYPKDNIYGIPQVNKKVLGMMKDENNGRIMTDYIGLRSKLYTTKVAITDNDIKQLRMKLIDQEYEDDEIDNIIRNYGVTKKAKGVKKSVVNSKITFEDYVECLDTSTTKIASQNLIRSDKHQVYSITQSKIALSPHDDKRYHLPESYDTLPWGHYLIENLEIDID